One genomic segment of Macaca fascicularis isolate 582-1 chromosome 19, T2T-MFA8v1.1 includes these proteins:
- the SPPL2B gene encoding signal peptide peptidase-like 2B isoform X15: MMRLAFLWPCSATKTCWTSSGQRFGRMVRVALYAPHEPVLDYNMVIIFIMAVGTVAIGGYWAGSRDVKKRYMKHKRDDGPEKQEDEAVDVTPVMTCVFVVMCCSMLVLLYYFYDLLVYVVIGIFCLASATGLYSCLAPCVRRLPFGKCRIPNNSLPYFHKRPQARMLLLALFCVAVSVVWGVFRNEDQWAWVLQDALGIAFCLYMLKTIRLPTFKACTLLLLVLFLYDIFFVFITPFLTKSGSSIMVEVATGPSDSATREKLPMVLKVPRLNLSPLALCDRPFSLLGFGDILVPGAEAGGAHGLLVAYCHRFDIQVQSSRVYFVACTIAYGVGLLVTFMALALMQRGQPALLYLVPCTLVTSCAVALWRRELAVFWTGSGFAKVLPPSPWAPAPADSLQPPKDSATPLSPQPPGKEPATPPQPAEQPPEPCVPEETGAGAATREPGSPAEPEGRDQAQPCPVAQPGALA, translated from the exons ATGATGAGATTGGCATTCCTGTGGCCCTGCTCAGCTACAAAGACATGTTGGACATCTTCAGG GCAGCGTTTCGGCCGCATGGTGAGGGTGGCACTGTATGCGCCTCATGAGCCAGTGCTGGACTACAACATGGTCATCATCTTCATCATGGCCGTGGGCACTGTCGCCATCGGCGGCTACTGGGCCGGGAGTCGGGACGTGAAGAA AAGGTACATGAAGCACAAGCGCGACGACGGGCCCGAGAAGCAGGAGGACGAGGCGGTGGACGTGACGCCAGTGATGACCTGCGTGTTCGTGGTGATGTGCTGCTCCATGCTGGTGCTGCTCTACTACTTCTATGACCTCCTCG TGTACGTGGTCATCGGGATCTTCTGCCTGGCCTCCGCCACCGGCCTGTACAGCTGCCTGGCGCCCTGTGTGCGGCGGCTGCCCTTCGGCAAGTGCAG GATCCCCAACAACAGCCTGCCCTACTTCCACAAGCGCCCGCAGGCCCGCATGCTGCTCCTGGCGCTCTTCTGCGTGGCCGTCAGCGTAGTGTGGGGTGTCTTCCGCAATGAGGACCA GTGGGCCTGGGTCCTCCAGGACGCCCTGGGCATCGCCTTCTGCCTCTACATGCTGAAGACCATCCGTCTGCCCACCTTCAAG GCCTGCacactgctgctgctggtgcTGTTTCTCTACGACATCTTCTTCGTGTTCATCACGCCCTTCCTGACCAAG AGTGGGAGCAGCATCATGGTGGAGGTGGCCACGGGGCCCTCGGACTCAGCTACCCGTGAGAAG CTGCCCATGGTCCTGAAGGTGCCCAGGCTGAACCTCTCACCTCTGGCTCTGTGTGACCGGCCCTTCTCCCTCCTGGGTTTCGGAGACATTTTGGTGCCAGGTGCTGAGGCGGGTGGGGCACACG GGCTGCTGGTGGCCTACTGCCACAGGTTCGACATCCAGGTACAGTCCTCCAGAGTATACTTCGTGGCCTGCACCATCG CCTATGGCGTTGGCCTCCTGGTGACGTTCATGGCGTTGGCCCTGATGCAGCGTGGCCAGCCCGCTCTCCTCTACCTGGTGCCCTGCACGCTGGTGACAAGCTGCGCCGTGGCACTCTGGCGCCGGGAGCTGGCCGTGTTCTGGACGGGCAGCGGCTTTGCG AAAGTCCTACCTCCATCTCCGTGGGCCCCAGCGCCAGCCGACagcctgcagcctcccaaagactCGGCCACACCGCTGTCCCCGCAGCCACCCGGCAAAGAACCAGCCACACCTCCCCAGCCTGCGGAGCAGCCCCCAGAACCCTGTGTGCCCGAGGAGACGGGGGCTGGAGCCGCCACGCGGGAGCCTGGGAGCCCGGCTGAACCCGAGGGCCGGGACCAGGCCCAGCCATGCCCGGTAGCCCAGCCTGGCGCCTTGGCCTAG